GACGGAGATCCGGGCCAAGACCGCGCCGCAGCTCGATGCCTTCCTCAAGCGCGTGCCGGCGGCCGACAAGCCGGTACGGGCCTATCTCGCCGAAATGAAGCGCTGAGGTCGAGCTCATGACCAGCGTTTCACCGGCGGCTCCGCAAAGTCTCAACGCGGCGGCGCCGGCGCCGCTGCGCATCCTGCTCGACGGCATCGATCGTCTCGGCCGGCTCGACGGCTGGATCGGCGGCGGCTGTCTCTTGACGCTGACGCTCCTGATGCTGTGCGAGGTCGCCACCCGCTTCCTGTCGAACTTCCTGTCGTTCTTCCCGCCGACCATCTCGATCGCCTGGGAATATTCGTCTTACCTGATGGCGGCCTCGTTCACTTTCGGCGCCGCCATGACGCTCCGCGTTGGCGGCCACATCCGCGTCGTGCTGCTTCTGAAGAACGTGCCGCCCCCGCTGCAGCGTGCCATCGAGATTCTCTCGGCATCCGCCGGTTTTGCCTTCATGGCGTTCCTGACCTCGTCCATGGCGAAGTTCGCCTGGAGCGCCTTCGTGCGCGGTCAGGTTTCGACCTCGAGCGACACGCCGCTGTGGTTTCCGCAAGCGGTCGTCACCTTCGGCATGCTGCTGCTGACTCTTCAGTTCCTGGCGCGCGCGATCCAGGCGGTGCTCGGGCTGCCGCTGGAGGATCACCGCATGAAGGCCTCGCCCGTCGAATGACCGCCTTGCTCGCTATCGGATTTTGGATCCCATGACCATCGAAGTCGTCGCCCTGTTCGGGATTCTGTTTGCGCTGCTGGCGGGTGGCGTCTGGATCGGTCTTACCCTCGCGCTCACCGCGACGCTGCTGCTCGCGATGTTCCGCTCGATCCCGCTCGACAAGCTACTGCCGCAATACGCCTGGAACATCCTGACCACGCAGGAGCTGCTGGCGTTGCCGCTGTTCATTCTGATGGGTGAATTGCTGTTTCGCACCCGCCTGTCGCGCTCGCTATTCCAGGGACTTGCGCCCTGGGCCGGCCTTCTGCCGGGCCGCCTGCTGCATGTGAACGTGATCGGCTGCACCATCTTCGCCGCGATCTCTGGCTCCTCGGCCGCGACCACGCAGGTGATCGGCCGCATGTCGCTCAACGAGCTGCTGCGCCGTGGCTATTCCCGTGACATCGCGATCGGCTCGCTCGCCGGCGCCGGCACCCTCGGCTTCCTGATCCCGCCGTCCAACATCATGATCATCTACGGCGTGCTCGGCGACGTTTCCATTCTCAAGCTCTTCACCGCCGGTGTGCTGCCCGGCCTGCTCCTGGCCGCGACCTTCATGGGCTGGGTGATGCTGCACACCTCGCTCAAGCCTTCGATGGTACCGGAGACAGAAGCAAAGCTCTCGCAGGTGCCGTGGGGTGAACGCTTCGCGGCGCTGAAGGATCTCGCGCCGGCGCTGTTCCTGATCGCCTGCGTGCTGGGCTCGATGTATGGCGGACTCGCGACGCCCTCGGAGGCCGCCGCCGTCGGCGTGCTCGGCGCCGGGCTGGTCGCCTGGGCGCAAGGCTCGATGTCGCAGCAGGTCATGCGCGATGTGTTGATCGGCTCGGTCGTCACCTGCTCAATGATCGCGCTGATCGTGTTAGGAGCCTCGATCCTCGGCAATGCCGCGGCGTTCCTCGGCATCCCTCAGGCGGTGGCCGCTTTCGTCAAGGGCCTCGGCCTGTCGCCCTTCATGCTGATCGTGGTGCTGATCATCTTCTATTTGATCCTCGGCTGCTTCCTCGACGGCTTCTCGATGATCGTGATGACGCTGCCGATCGTGCTGCCGATCGTGAAGGGCGCGGGCTTCGACGAGATCTGGTTCGGCATCTTCCTCGTGCTCGCGGTTGAGATGGCGCAGATCACCCCGCCGGTCGGCTTCAACCTGTTCGTGATCCAGGGCCTGACCGAGGACGGCCTCGGCTACATCGCGCGCGTCACGATGCCGTATCTGGTGATCATGGTGGGCTTCGTGCTCTTGCTGACGCTGTGGCCCGGCATTGTTACGATCTTGCCGCGGGTGCTGTACGGATAACGTTTCGCCCGAACGGAGATCGAACGGTCAGCGCTGCTGTCGTTTCAATTCGCCCTCTGCGCCAATTCGCCTCCCGCGCGCATTCCGTCTTTGCACGCCCCTGTAATCCGTCGTACGCTGTGCATGCAGACGTGCGACAGCAATCATGCCGGTGAACGCAGCTCCTTTGGCGATATGCGCCGAGGGAGAGGGAGATTTATTGGCAGTTCATCTCCGATGGAGAACAATCGACGCGTACTGAACTGCAAACATTCCTCGCAGCGGCGTTCACGAGACGCAATCAATAAACACCAAGCGGGAGGAAGTGCATATGAGGAAGCAGTGGCTCAACTCGGGCCTACCTGTTCTCGCCGTTGCGGCATTTGCGGCATCGGCGGCGTTGGCCCAATCAGTGGATACGGCCCGTATCGAGGCAGCCGGCCAGAACGACTGGCTCACCTATCACGGTTCATACAAGTCCCATCACTACAGCCCACTCGCGCAGATCAATGCGAGCAACATCGGCAATCTGGGCGTCGCCTGGATGCACATTCCCGGGCGATCGACGCGCGGCCTGCAGTCAATGCCGCTCGTCGCCGATGGCGTGCTCTACTATTCGGGTTCCTACAGCCGGGTCTTTGCGCTGAACGGCGCGACGGGCGAGGTCATCTGGTCGTTCTTTCCCGAACTTGATGAAGCGCTCATCAGCCGACAGACCCACTCTCCCTACAACCGCGGCGTGGCCCTTGGTGAAGGCAAGGTCTTCGTCGGTACGATGGATGGTCGTCTCTTCGGCCTCGATGCGAAGTCGGGAAAGGTTCTCTGGGAAACCAGGCTGATCGACTCGCAGAAGCTCACGGTCGGCTTCACCGGCGCGCCGCTTTACGCGAAGGGGAGCGTGATCATCGGCTCGCAGGGAGGGGAATGGCCGGGTCGCGGCCCGATCTTCGCCGTCGATGCCACCACCGGCAAGAAGAAGTGGGAGTTCCTGACGGTCGCGGGCACCGACGAAGCCATGAAGACCTGGGGCAACGATTCCTGGCGAACCGGCGGTGGCGGCGGCTGGATGCCGGGTACCTACGACTCCGAGACCAACACCATCCTGTGGGGCACCGCGAATCCGGCGCCGCTCTACGACTGGTCCGGCGCTGACTACAAGACGCAAGGTGCGCGGCCCGGCGACAATCTCTACACGAGTTCAGTTATCGCTCTCGATATCGATACCGGAAAGCTGAAATCCTACCATCAGGAACTGCCGCACGACGCCTGGGACTTCGACAGCGCCGTCGGCGAGTTCGTGATGCTCGAGCGCGACGGCCAGAAATACGTGGTTCATCCGAACAAGGGCGGCTTCGTCTTCGTCTACGACCGCAATCTCGGCGTGAAGAACGTCTGGCGGCTGGTCGAGAACATCAACTTCGTCAAGGATATCGATCCCAAGACCGGCGCGCTGATTGGCCGTCGCGATTTCCCCGTCGGGAAAGTCACTGAAGTGCCGCTCTGTCCGTTCATCGGCGGCGGCATCAGCTGGAATGCCGGCTCGTACAGCCCGAAGACCGGTCTCTACTACAAGATCGGCCAGGAATGGTGCATGACGCTCGATATCCAGAAAACGACGCCGGTCACCGCGCCACAGGTTCAGCTCAACATCGGCGCCGATTTCAAGATGGCGCCGCCTCCAAGCGGCGAGATCTATGGACACCTCGACGCGCGCGATCCCATCACGGGGGCAAAGAAGTGGGAGGTTCGCTACCCCGAGCCGCCGCTCGGGAGCGTGCTGTCGACCGCAGGCAATCTCGTGTTCGTGCCTGATTCCCGCGGCGTCCTTCACGCCTATGATGCCGAAACCGGGGCCGAGCTGTGGAAGCACAACAATGGCACCGGCCACCAGGGCGGCATCGTCAGCTACTCCGTCGGCGGCAAGCAATACATCGCGGTGACAGCCGGCTTCGGCGGTATGCTGGCAGACGAATATGCCCCGAACTTCGGTGGCGTCTACAAGAGCATGCCGCGTGACGACGGCGCCCTGGTCGTCTTCAGCCTGAAATAGTCCCCTTGAACGATCTGCCGAGGAGCGGGTGCAAGCCCGCTTCTCGGTCGATCGCAGCGGCCGCGCGTGATTTCGGGAATGGAGCGGACGTGTTGAAACTGCATTTGAAGTCGTATCCGGCGGCGCTGGGTGTTTCGTTGCTGTGCGTTGTGGTGGCTCAAGCACAACCTGCTGCGCCTGCGCCGGACAACGGGTCGCTGGATGTCGAGCAGTTGTTCGCGGGGACCTGCGGCTTTTGCCACTCCGACGGCGGCCGGGCTGCCGGCAGGGGACCGCAACTGATGAATTCGCCACGCGACGACGAGTTTCTGCACAACCGTATCAAGACCGGCAAGCAAGGTGCGATGCCGGCATTCGGCGAGAGCTTCAATGACGCGCAGATCGACCAGATCGTCAAATATATCCGCGCCTTGAAGCCGCGCGCGGGTTGACCCGCCGAGACCTGATCCATCCAGATGAGGACGCGGAATGAAGGCAATTGTGCTGGCTATCGTCGCTGCCGCCATCGTTCTGTCGGAACCGGCGCAGGCGCGAACCCTGGACGCGATCCGCGCGAGTGGCGCGATCGGACTATGCGCGCATCCCAATTCGCTTCCTTTTGCGAGCAAGGCCGGTGATCCGCCCGGCTTTCAGGTCGAGCTGGGACGGGCGCTGGCGCGCGAGCTCGGTGTTTCGCTGCGGCTCGACTGGATCATCACGCAGTATCAGATGCGCAGCGCCGGCTGCGACATTCTTCTGGACGTCATCGCCGACCGCGAAGCGCAGGGCGAAACCCGCTTGAGGATCTCGAAACCGTACTATCGCACGGGTGTCGCGCTCGCGGTGCCGTCATCCAGCGCGCTCACCTCGTTCAAGAGCCTCGGCGAGCATACCAAGGTGGGGGTGCAGGTCGGCTCTGTCGCCGCCATGATCATCGGTCAACGGCGCGTGCCGACGTCGACCTTCGGCTTCGAGAGCGACAGCCTCGATGCCGTATCAAACCATGAGATCGACGCAGCCGCGGTTACGCCCACCGCGGCGAGCTATTTCAATCTGACCCATCCGGACAAGGCGCTGCGGATCCTGGATCGCGACGAGGGCGTGGCCGACCTCAACTGGAACGTCGCCGTCGGCATGATCCGTCCGGACGATGCGTTGCGCGAAGCCATCGACGGAGCGCTGGAGCGGCTGCGCAACGACGGCACGATCGAGCGGATCTACGGCCGCTACGGGATCGTGCTGCAGACGCCGAGATAGCCGAATTGCTAACGACGCCGTCCCGGTTTGGCCGGGACGACGTCGCGATGCGAAGATATCGCGTTGGCCTCAAGCCGCCGCCTTCTTCCGCGCCTGCTCGGCCTTGTACAGCTCGAATTCCTCCGCGATCGCCTTCGCGATCGAGGGACGCTGGCGCAGGCGCTCGTAATAGGCCTTCACGTTCGGCCATTTCGCGAGCTCGATCGGCGGCGTTGCCATGGTCCAGTTGATGACCGTGACGAGGTACGCATCCGCCACGCTGAAATGGTCGAGCAGGAACTCGCGCCCTTCCAGATACTTGTCGAGATAGTCGAGCCGCGACAGGTTCTTCTCTAGCACATAGGCCTTGGCTTCCTGCGGCGCCTTGCGGTCGAGCACGGGGATGAACAGACCCTTGTGCAGCTCGGTGCCGATGAAGCACAGCCATTGATGGAGCCGCGTACGCTCGATGCCCTGTGTCGCGCCGAGGCCGGATTGCGGAAAACGGTCGGCGACATATTGCAGGATCGCGGCGTTCTCGGTCAGCACCACGCCTTCGTCGGTGCGCAGCGTCGGCACGAGGCCGATCGGGTTCACGCTGCGGAAGTCGGTGCCGTCGTTCAGCACTTTCTTGGTCGGCGGATCAACTTCGAGATAGTTCGCGTCCGCGCCGGCTTCATAGAGCGCGACGCGGGTCGCCATGGAGCAGGCGAGCGGCGAGAAATACAGATCCATCTTGGGCCTCCTTGGGCAAAATCCTCTTGGGTGTCGCTCAACCTGGCCAGATTGATTTTTGTACCATCTTGCATAATATATCGACGGTCAAGGATTATTTTGCGAAATGGTACAAAAATCAAAGCCGCCATCTGCTGCCGGTCAGCCCGAGCGCCGCGGCGAACCCAAACGCCGCGGGCGCCCCCGCGCCTATGAGCCCGACGTCGCGCTCGGCAAGGCGCTCGACCTGTTCCGCAAGCAAGGTTTTGCGGCCACCTCGCTCGACGATCTCAGCGAAGCCACTGGCATGAACCGGCCGAGCCTTTATGGCGCCTTCGGCGACAAGCGCGAGCTCTACATCAAGAGCTATCAGCGCTATCGCGAACAAGCCGGCGAGGCGATGGTCGAGATCTTCCGCCAGGAGATGCCGCTGCGTCAGCGGCTGGAGCGCATCTACGCGTCCGCGCTGGACATCTATCTGTCCGGCGACACCGGCCCGCGCGGCTGCTTCACGGTGGTGACCGCGGCCTCCGAGGCCGTGAGCGATCCCGAGATTCGCGCCATGGTGCTCGACGGTCTCACCGGGCTCGACAAGGCTTTTGCGAGCTGCTTCCGCCGCGCCAAAGAGAAGGGCGAGCTGCCGGAAAGCGCCGATCCGTTCGCGCTGGCGCAGATTGCCTCCGCCACCGTCCACACCATCGCCATCCGCTCGCGCGCCCGCGTCCCGCGGAAGGAGCTCGAGGCGATCGTGAAAGGCGCGATCGATGTGATGGTGGGTGCTGACGCCAAAACCTAAGTTGTCGTCCCGGACAAGCGTAGCGTAGCGGAGCGCAGATCCGGCAACTGTTATGTTGGGTTGGCTTTCAGGTACGGCTTTCTGTCACGCATCATGGCATTGAGGACCGTTAGCAGCTTCCTGGCGACGGCAATGAGGGCGAGCTTGGCTGGTTTGCCGGCCCGTCGCAGCCGTGCGTAGAAGGCCTTGAACGGATCGGCCCTGCGAACCGCGTTGAGCGCAGCCATGTAGAGGGCGTCACGGACGCGCTTTCGGCCGCCGGCAATCTTGCGTTTGCCGCGGAAGGCTCCGCTGTCGACGTTGAAGGGAGCCAGGCCGGCGAGCGCCGCGATCTGCTTGGCTCCCACATGTCCGAGTTCCGGCATCTTCGCGATGAGTTGCATGCAAGCCACGGGACCCACGCCAGGCAGTGAGCGCATCAATCGCGCATCGTCCGCAATCTCTCGCTCGGCTTTGATTAGTCCCCTGATGTCGGCCTCGATCTCGGCGATCTCGCCGTCGAGGACTTCAATGAGGCGACCGATGCGCTCGGCCATGGCACGGTCGTCGGTCTCGCTGCGCCGGTTCTTCTCCTGCGCGCGCATGCGAACCAGCTGATCTCGCCGTTTTGCAAGTCCCGCCAAGGCGTTGCGGGCGGGATTGGCAGTCGGCTCGGTTGCTGGCTGCATGGCCCGCGCAAAGGCTGCCAGCATTCGCGCGTCGATCGGGTCGGTCTTGGCGAGCTGCCCGCTGGCGCGCGCGAAGTCACGAGCCCGGGCCGGGTTGATCCGGGCGAAACGGATGCCGGCCTCGCTCAGCGCTTCGCGAAGCTCGAGGTCATAAACACCCGTGGCCTCGAAGACGACCAGCACATCGCATCGCCAACGCGCCGCGATCTGGGTGATGGCCTGCGTCGCGTTGGCGATGCGCTCCGGCACGCCCAGGCCTTCATCGAAGATATCGAGATATTGTTTGGAGACGTCGATTCCGACGCAACGAAGGGGTATGATCACGGTGCCTGTCCCTGTGATGCGAGGTCTGTTGGCGCAGCCTCGTGCAACTGTTCAGGTTGGTAATGGAACGGGCGGGAGACCGAGCCGGCTCACGGCGTCAAGCGCCAAGGACCCAACGGCTTCCCGCCCAACCCATCCTGACAGACTTCCAAGACACAGGGACCCATAACCACAGGGAGTGGTTTGGCGATGACTAGGAGTTAAAAGTCTTCGGTACGATGATCGTGCGTTATCGATGGATCACGCGGTATGGGTCCTCACGTTCGCGAGGACGACACTGAACTTGGAGCGCCACTCTTCGCGCAACTACGCCGCGCGAATCTGCGCGAGGAACCGATCCACCTCGTCCCGCAGCCGCTGCGACTGTTTCGACAGCTCGATCGCCGAGCCCAGCACTTCCTCGGCGGCCGTGCCGGTCGCTGCGATGCCGTCCGTGACGCCCGCGATGTTCTGCGAGACCTCGCCGGTGCGGGCGGCGGCCTGCTGGACGTTCTGCGCGATCTCCTGCGTCGCCGTGCCCTGCTGGCCGACGGCGGCGGCAATCGCCGCCGAGATCTCATCAACCTGCTGGATTGTCGCGCAGATCGACTGGATGCCATCCACCGCGCCTGATGTCTCGCCCTGCACGGCCGTGACCTGCGCGCCGATCTCTTCCGTCGCCTTTGCGGTCTGCGTCGCCAGTGCCTTCACCTCCGAGGCGACGACGGCAAAGCCGCGGCCGGCTTCGCCGGCGCGCGCCGCCTCGATCGTCGCATTCAGCGCCAGCAAATTGGTCTGGCCCGCGATGCCGTTGATGAAGGAGACGACGTCGCCGATTTTTTGCGCGGCGTCCGCGAGGCTCTGCACCCGCGCATTCGACGCCCGGCCGTCGCTGGCGGCCTTGCCGACGACCTCGGTCGCATGCGCGAGGCGGCGGCTGATCTCGGTCATCGATGAGGACAGTTCTTCCGCGGCGGCGGCCACCGTCTGCACGTTTTCCGAGGCCAGCGCCGAGGCCGACGACACGTTGCGGGTCTGCTGCCGGGACTGCTCGACGATGGCCGACATCGAGCGCGCGGTGTGCTCCATCTCGACTGCGGCCGAGGACACGGTGGTGACGACGTCGCGGATCGACGCTTCGAAATTGTCGGCGAGCGCAGCGAAGGCGCGCCGCTTCTCGGCTTCCGACTGCGCCTTGGCCTCGAGCTGATCGGCCTGGAGCTTGTTGAAGCTGACGGCATTGTCGCGGAACACCGCGACCGCCTTCACCATGGCACCGACCTCGTCATTCGCCTTGCTTGAGGGAACCTCGACGTCAAGCCGTCCGTCCGCGAGCTCGCGCATCACGCCTGTGATGGAGAGGATCGGGCGCGAGATGCTGCGGGCGATGAGATAGCCGACGACCGCCGCGAGCACGAGCCCGAGCGCGGCGATACCGAGCGAAAGCCACCAGGCGCGATCGGCGGACGCGACATAGTCGGCATTGTCCATCACCAGCTCGACCGCGCCGAGCGGCTTGCCGGAAAAGTCCCTGATCGGTCCGAGCAGCGCAGCGACCGGCGTCGTGTCCAGTTTCCCTTGCCGCACCGTAAAATCGCCGCCGGCAGCGCGGGCGTAATCCGCCGCATCGAAGAAGCTCTTGCCGTTCAGCGTGCCGCCGAACAGCTTGAAGCCGGAGCCGTCGGCGAGATGGAAGGCGACATCGACGTGGCGATTCGTCTTGAAGTCGTCGAGGAAGGACTGGCCGAAGGTCAGGCCGAACTCGACCGAACCGAGATGCTTGCCGGCCTGCGCGATTGGCACCACGCCGCGGATGCCGAGGCCGGCGACGCCGCCCTCGAGGCCGACCACGACCTTGCGCTCCTGATTGGCAATCAGAACCGTCTTGCGGAAGCCGGAGAGGTCGTCACCGAATTTGGCCGGCTGGTGCACGCGCAGGAACGACGTCGCTGGTGCAACATGGAACTGGAACTGCTCGACGCCGTAGTCCGATTTGGTCGCGGCAAACACCGGGCCGAACAGGCCGACGAGGGCGTTGCGGTCCTGCTTCGCCATCGCATCCTGCGTCGCCGGCATCGCGGCCACCACCGTGCTCATGGCGGCGGCGCGGCGGGATTCTTCGGCGATCCGCGACAGCAGCGCATCATAATGGCTGCGCAGTTCGCGCTGGTCGGCGCGGTCGATGATCCCTGAGATGATCCACATCGCGCCCAGCACGGCAAACAGCGCGGTCGCCGCCGCCGTCACCGCCAGCGCAACCGTGATCCGCATCCTGAGGCCGAGGCTCACCCGCATGTCCGACTCGTTGTTTCAGCGTTGGTTAACAACGCCTATCAACTTCTCGCTAAGAGAGGGTGAACGGGGCGGGGCGCGGGGTGGTTGTGGGGAGGCGGGTGGCTCTGGTGATCGGGCCACCCGCCAAGACAACGGTGTCGTCCCCGCGAAGGCGGGGACCCATAACCACAGCGAGTGGTTTGGCGAAGACTCGTTGTTCGGTACGGCTATCGTTTACGATCGACAGATCACGCGGTGTGGGTCCCCGCCTTCGCGGGGACGACACCGAGTATGAGGCGCCAGCGCTCGCGAAAGCCCGCGGGCCTAATACCCTCTTCCCCGGTCCACCACATTCTCCAACGCGCCGCCCGCCTCGAACCGCGCGATCTGCTCGGCGACATAGGCCGAGATCGCGTCCGCATCCGTGTCGGCTGCGTTATGCGGCGTCAGCACCACCTTGGGATGGGTCCAGAACCGGCTGTCTTTCGGCTGCGGCTCCTGCACGAAGACGTCGAGCGAGGCGGCACCCAGCGTGCCGTCGTCGAGGCAGGCCAGGATGTCCGCTTCGTTCTGCAGGCCGCCGCGGCCGGCATTGATCAGCACCGGCGCGCCGAGCGGGCTCTTGCGGTTGAGCTTGGTGAAGACGTCGCGATTGAGGATGCCGTGCGTGTCGGGCGTCAGCGGCAGCAGCGACACCAGGATGTCGGTCTTGCGCAGGAAGGCGTCCATGCCTGCGGTGCCATGGAAGCACTCGACGCCTGCGATCGTGCGCGGGCTGCGGCTCCAGCCGGCGACGCGGAAGCCGAGCCGGCGCAGCACCTCGGCCGCGTCAGCGCCGAGCGTGCCGAGGCCCATCACGCCGACCGTCACCGCGCTCGCCGGCCATTGATATTGCGGCTCCCAGCGTTTGGCGCGCTGCGAGTCGCGCAAATAAAGCTCCTGGCGGTGGTGCATCAGCACATGTAGCACGAC
The genomic region above belongs to Bradyrhizobium arachidis and contains:
- a CDS encoding IS110 family transposase; amino-acid sequence: MIIPLRCVGIDVSKQYLDIFDEGLGVPERIANATQAITQIAARWRCDVLVVFEATGVYDLELREALSEAGIRFARINPARARDFARASGQLAKTDPIDARMLAAFARAMQPATEPTANPARNALAGLAKRRDQLVRMRAQEKNRRSETDDRAMAERIGRLIEVLDGEIAEIEADIRGLIKAEREIADDARLMRSLPGVGPVACMQLIAKMPELGHVGAKQIAALAGLAPFNVDSGAFRGKRKIAGGRKRVRDALYMAALNAVRRADPFKAFYARLRRAGKPAKLALIAVARKLLTVLNAMMRDRKPYLKANPT
- a CDS encoding substrate-binding periplasmic protein: MKAIVLAIVAAAIVLSEPAQARTLDAIRASGAIGLCAHPNSLPFASKAGDPPGFQVELGRALARELGVSLRLDWIITQYQMRSAGCDILLDVIADREAQGETRLRISKPYYRTGVALAVPSSSALTSFKSLGEHTKVGVQVGSVAAMIIGQRRVPTSTFGFESDSLDAVSNHEIDAAAVTPTAASYFNLTHPDKALRILDRDEGVADLNWNVAVGMIRPDDALREAIDGALERLRNDGTIERIYGRYGIVLQTPR
- a CDS encoding pyrroloquinoline quinone-dependent dehydrogenase: MRKQWLNSGLPVLAVAAFAASAALAQSVDTARIEAAGQNDWLTYHGSYKSHHYSPLAQINASNIGNLGVAWMHIPGRSTRGLQSMPLVADGVLYYSGSYSRVFALNGATGEVIWSFFPELDEALISRQTHSPYNRGVALGEGKVFVGTMDGRLFGLDAKSGKVLWETRLIDSQKLTVGFTGAPLYAKGSVIIGSQGGEWPGRGPIFAVDATTGKKKWEFLTVAGTDEAMKTWGNDSWRTGGGGGWMPGTYDSETNTILWGTANPAPLYDWSGADYKTQGARPGDNLYTSSVIALDIDTGKLKSYHQELPHDAWDFDSAVGEFVMLERDGQKYVVHPNKGGFVFVYDRNLGVKNVWRLVENINFVKDIDPKTGALIGRRDFPVGKVTEVPLCPFIGGGISWNAGSYSPKTGLYYKIGQEWCMTLDIQKTTPVTAPQVQLNIGADFKMAPPPSGEIYGHLDARDPITGAKKWEVRYPEPPLGSVLSTAGNLVFVPDSRGVLHAYDAETGAELWKHNNGTGHQGGIVSYSVGGKQYIAVTAGFGGMLADEYAPNFGGVYKSMPRDDGALVVFSLK
- a CDS encoding c-type cytochrome, encoding MLKLHLKSYPAALGVSLLCVVVAQAQPAAPAPDNGSLDVEQLFAGTCGFCHSDGGRAAGRGPQLMNSPRDDEFLHNRIKTGKQGAMPAFGESFNDAQIDQIVKYIRALKPRAG
- a CDS encoding glutathione binding-like protein, whose product is MDLYFSPLACSMATRVALYEAGADANYLEVDPPTKKVLNDGTDFRSVNPIGLVPTLRTDEGVVLTENAAILQYVADRFPQSGLGATQGIERTRLHQWLCFIGTELHKGLFIPVLDRKAPQEAKAYVLEKNLSRLDYLDKYLEGREFLLDHFSVADAYLVTVINWTMATPPIELAKWPNVKAYYERLRQRPSIAKAIAEEFELYKAEQARKKAAA
- a CDS encoding TRAP transporter large permease encodes the protein MTIEVVALFGILFALLAGGVWIGLTLALTATLLLAMFRSIPLDKLLPQYAWNILTTQELLALPLFILMGELLFRTRLSRSLFQGLAPWAGLLPGRLLHVNVIGCTIFAAISGSSAATTQVIGRMSLNELLRRGYSRDIAIGSLAGAGTLGFLIPPSNIMIIYGVLGDVSILKLFTAGVLPGLLLAATFMGWVMLHTSLKPSMVPETEAKLSQVPWGERFAALKDLAPALFLIACVLGSMYGGLATPSEAAAVGVLGAGLVAWAQGSMSQQVMRDVLIGSVVTCSMIALIVLGASILGNAAAFLGIPQAVAAFVKGLGLSPFMLIVVLIIFYLILGCFLDGFSMIVMTLPIVLPIVKGAGFDEIWFGIFLVLAVEMAQITPPVGFNLFVIQGLTEDGLGYIARVTMPYLVIMVGFVLLLTLWPGIVTILPRVLYG
- a CDS encoding methyl-accepting chemotaxis protein, with translation MRVSLGLRMRITVALAVTAAATALFAVLGAMWIISGIIDRADQRELRSHYDALLSRIAEESRRAAAMSTVVAAMPATQDAMAKQDRNALVGLFGPVFAATKSDYGVEQFQFHVAPATSFLRVHQPAKFGDDLSGFRKTVLIANQERKVVVGLEGGVAGLGIRGVVPIAQAGKHLGSVEFGLTFGQSFLDDFKTNRHVDVAFHLADGSGFKLFGGTLNGKSFFDAADYARAAGGDFTVRQGKLDTTPVAALLGPIRDFSGKPLGAVELVMDNADYVASADRAWWLSLGIAALGLVLAAVVGYLIARSISRPILSITGVMRELADGRLDVEVPSSKANDEVGAMVKAVAVFRDNAVSFNKLQADQLEAKAQSEAEKRRAFAALADNFEASIRDVVTTVSSAAVEMEHTARSMSAIVEQSRQQTRNVSSASALASENVQTVAAAAEELSSSMTEISRRLAHATEVVGKAASDGRASNARVQSLADAAQKIGDVVSFINGIAGQTNLLALNATIEAARAGEAGRGFAVVASEVKALATQTAKATEEIGAQVTAVQGETSGAVDGIQSICATIQQVDEISAAIAAAVGQQGTATQEIAQNVQQAAARTGEVSQNIAGVTDGIAATGTAAEEVLGSAIELSKQSQRLRDEVDRFLAQIRAA
- a CDS encoding TetR/AcrR family transcriptional regulator produces the protein MVQKSKPPSAAGQPERRGEPKRRGRPRAYEPDVALGKALDLFRKQGFAATSLDDLSEATGMNRPSLYGAFGDKRELYIKSYQRYREQAGEAMVEIFRQEMPLRQRLERIYASALDIYLSGDTGPRGCFTVVTAASEAVSDPEIRAMVLDGLTGLDKAFASCFRRAKEKGELPESADPFALAQIASATVHTIAIRSRARVPRKELEAIVKGAIDVMVGADAKT
- a CDS encoding TRAP transporter small permease subunit, which encodes MTSVSPAAPQSLNAAAPAPLRILLDGIDRLGRLDGWIGGGCLLTLTLLMLCEVATRFLSNFLSFFPPTISIAWEYSSYLMAASFTFGAAMTLRVGGHIRVVLLLKNVPPPLQRAIEILSASAGFAFMAFLTSSMAKFAWSAFVRGQVSTSSDTPLWFPQAVVTFGMLLLTLQFLARAIQAVLGLPLEDHRMKASPVE
- a CDS encoding 2-hydroxyacid dehydrogenase, producing the protein MSMGTLAVLINSTQQNWLPERWKARFDAVCGGRRVVLLPDASLDPAEVHYAAVWKPVPGDLGSFPNLRAIFNLGAGVDALMADKSLPDVPLVRVAVPDLTNRMTEYVVLHVLMHHRQELYLRDSQRAKRWEPQYQWPASAVTVGVMGLGTLGADAAEVLRRLGFRVAGWSRSPRTIAGVECFHGTAGMDAFLRKTDILVSLLPLTPDTHGILNRDVFTKLNRKSPLGAPVLINAGRGGLQNEADILACLDDGTLGAASLDVFVQEPQPKDSRFWTHPKVVLTPHNAADTDADAISAYVAEQIARFEAGGALENVVDRGRGY